The proteins below are encoded in one region of Eulemur rufifrons isolate Redbay chromosome 2, OSU_ERuf_1, whole genome shotgun sequence:
- the RNF212B gene encoding E3 ubiquitin-protein ligase RNF212B yields MDWFHCNQCFRKDGAHFFVTSCGHIFCKTCVTLEKCTICGTACKHLALSDNLKPQEKMFFKSPVETALQYFNHISQVWSFQKKQTNLLIAFYKHRIAKLEAAMQEAQQTLVSQNKELSVLRKENGELKKFLAILKESPSWYQGSRSTTPRPVGITSPSQSVTPRPSSQHSSQVVSRSSSVESTPYRMTGFGSLGQGGRGLQGRNTPRNSYTETPSPASTHSLSYRSSSASSGQGIFSFRPTLNGDSGHTRVLTPNNSGQRESRTTPESLPGFQLPVLQTLYQQQRQMGLARGSEAWTSSG; encoded by the exons ATGGATTGGTTTCACTGCAATCAGTGTTTCCGAAAAGATGGGGCCCATTTCTTTGTCACCAGCTGTGGCCATATTTTCTGTAAAACgtgtgtgaccctgg AAAAATGTACTATTTGTGGAACTGCCTGCAAGCATCTGGCTCTTTCTGATAAT CTAAAACCTCAGGAGAAGATGTTCTTCAAAAGCCCTGTGGAGACAGCTTTGCAGTATTTTAATCATATCTCTCAG GTGTGGAGTTTTCAGAAGAAGCAAACAAATCTCCTCATCGCCTTTTATAAACATAGAATTGCAAAGTTAGAAGCAGCCATGCAGGAGGCACAGCAAACACTGGTCAGCCAGAACAA AGAGTTGTCAGTCTTAAGGAAGGAGAATGGAGAACTGAAGAAATTTCTAGCCATCCTAAAG GAATCTCCAAGTTGGTACCAAGGAAGCAG atCGACCACACCTCGACCAGTGGGCATTACTTCCCCATCTCAGTCAG ttaccCCACGACCCAGTTCCCAGCATAGCAGCCAAGTGGTCAG TCGATCCTCCTCAGTGGAGTCTACCCCTTATAGAATGACTGGCTTTGGTAGCTTGGGACAA GGAGGCAGAGGCCTGCAGGGAAGGAATACTCCAAGAAACTCTTACACTG AAACCCCTTCACCAGCTTCAACTCACAGCCTATCTTATAG ATCTTCATCTGCCTCCTCTGGACAGgggattttttcttttagaccAACCCTAAATGGGGATTCAGGCCACACAAGAGTCCTCACCCCCAACAATTCTG GTCAGAGGGAGAGCAGAACCACACCAGAGAGTCTTCCTGGTTTTCAGCTACCAGTCCTGCAG ACTCTCTACCAACAACAGAGGCAGATGGGCTTAGCCAGGGGGAGTGAAGCATGGACCTCTTCCGGATAG
- the HOMEZ gene encoding homeobox and leucine zipper protein Homez, which produces MVRGWEPPPGPDRAISEGHKSESTMPPNKEASSLNSSPAGLICLPPISEELQLVWTQAAQTSELDGNEHLLQTFSYFPYPSLADIALLCLRYGLQMEKVKTWFMAQRLRCGISWSSEEIEETRARVVYHRDQLHFKSLLSFTHHAGRPPEEVPPSPMPPQEQVGLGIGPLTLNEPTQMKGLKVEPEESSQIPPLPLSHQKAKEPLMTTGSGAFPQQSDFWQDHQSSGHSKEQAGRGPNQSHGIGAASWNHSKAVHQSCARDKPPPISLLASRCKKDSASSMTPSSSSTSSSSFQVLANGATATSKPLQPQGCIPQSLSPNEQALPPQLEPAWPQRLRHNSVPGRVGPAEYLSSDTQRQRKTKRKTKEQLAILKSFFLQCQWARREDYHKLEQITGLPRPEIIQWFGDTRYALKHGQLKWFRDNTVPGAPGFQDPAISTPSPSTRSLNEWAETPPLPIPPPPPDIQPLERYWAAHQQLRETDIPQLSKASRLSTQQVLDWFDSRLPEPAEVVVCLDEEEEEEEEELPDDEEEEEEEEEDDDDADVIIQD; this is translated from the exons ATGGTGCGAGGCTGGGAGCCGCCGCCCGGGCCAGACCGCG CTATCTCTGAAGGGCACAAATCAGAAAGCACCATGCCTCCTAATAAGGAGGCCAGCAGTCTTAATAGCTCACCGGCGGGGCTCATCTGCCTCCCTCCAATCTCTGAGGAGCTACAGCTTGTGTGGACCCAAGCAGCCCAGACCAGTGAGCTAGATGGCAATGAACACTTGCTACAAACCTTCAGCTACTTTCCCTATCCCAGCCTAGCAGACATTGCCCTTCTCTGCCTACGTTATGGGCTACAGATGGAGAAAGTCAAGACTTGGTTCATGGCCCAGCGCCTCCGCTGTGGCATTAGCTGGTCAtcagaagaaatagaagagaCTCGAGCCCGAGTGGTCTACCACCGAGACCAACTTCACTTCAAATCCCTTCTATCTTTTACTCACCATGCAGGGCGGCCCCCAGAGGAGGTGCCTCCTTCTCCAATGCCACCACAAGAACAAGTTGGTCTTGGAATAGGTCCTCTGACTCTTAATGAGCCTACCCAGATGAAAGGATTGAAGGTAGAGCCTGAGGAGTCCTCTCAGATACCACCACTGCCACTGAGTCACCAGAAAGCAAAGGAGCCCCTGATGACAACGGGCAGTGGAGCATTCCCCCAGCAATCAGATTTTTGGCAGGATCATCAAAGCAGTGGCCACTCTAAGGAGCAGGCAGGCAGGGGTCCCAACCAGTCACATGGCATAGGTGCTGCTTCCTGGAACCACTCCAAAGCTGTCCACCAGTCATGTGCTCGGGATAAGCCCCCACCAATCTCATTACTTGCCAGTCGTTGTAAGAAGGACTCAGCATCTAGTATgactccttcttcttcctctacctcttcttcctctttccaggTACTGGCTAATGGAGCTACTGCCACCTCTAAACCCCTCCAGCCACAAGGCTGTATTCCACAGTCTCTGTCACCCAATGAACAGGCACTACCCCCACAGCTGGAGCCGGCCTGGCCCCAAAGGCTACGGCACAACTCAGTACCAGGTAGGGTTGGCCCTGCAGAGTATCTTTCCTCAGATACCCAGCGCCAGCGAAAGACCAAGCGCAAAACCAAAGAGCAGCTGGCTAtcctcaaatccttttttttaCAATGTCAATGGGCACGGCGTGAGGATTACCATAAATTGGAACAGATCACTGGTTTACCTCGGCCTGAGATCATTCAGTGGTTTGGTGACACACGCTATGCTTTGAAGCATGGGCAACTAAAATGGTTTCGGGACAACACAGTTCCTGGTGCCCCTGGTTTCCAAGACCCAGCAATTTCCACACCATCACCGTCAACCCGCTCCTTGAATGAATGGGCTGAGACACCACCTCTGCcgatccctccacccccaccagaTATACAGCCCTTGGAGAGATACTGGGCAGCCCACCAACAGCTACGGGAAACTGATATCCCTCAACTCAGTAAGGCATCAAGGCTTAGCACCCAGCAGGTACTGGATTGGTTTGACTCTCGACTACCTGAGCCAGCTGAGGTGGTAGTTTGTCtagatgaagaagaggaagaggaggaggaagaactgccagatgatgaggaagaagaggaggaggaggaagaagatgatgatgatgctgaCGTGATCATACAAGACTGA